A single region of the Gorilla gorilla gorilla isolate KB3781 chromosome 1, NHGRI_mGorGor1-v2.1_pri, whole genome shotgun sequence genome encodes:
- the ARHGAP30 gene encoding rho GTPase-activating protein 30 isoform X3, whose product MRHLVHMASFSAQTNMHARNLAIVWAPNLLRSKDIEASGFNGTAAFMEVRVQSIVVEFILTHVDQLFGGAALSGGEVESGWRSLPGTRASGSPEDLMPRPLPYHLPSILQAGDGPPQMRPYHTIIEIAEHKRKGSLKVRKWRSIFNLGRSGHETKRKLPRGAEDREDKSNKGTLRPAKSMDSLSAAAGASDEPEGLVGPSSPRPSPLLPDSLENDSIEAAEGEQEPEAEALGGTNSEPGTPRAGRSAIRAGGSSRAERCAGVHISDPYNVNLPLHITSILNVPPNIISNVSLARLTRGLECPALQHRPSPASGPGPGPGLGPGPPDEKLEANPASSPLADSGPDDLAPALEDSLSQEVQDSFSFLEDSSSSEPEWVGAEDGEVAQAEAAGAAFSPGEDDPGMGYLEELLGVGPQVEEFSVEPPLDDLSLDEAQFVLAPSCCSLDSAGPRPEVEEENGEEVFLSAYDDLSPLLGPKPPIWKGSGSLEGEAAGCGRQALGQGEEEQACWEVGEDKQAEPGGRLDIREEAEGSPETKVEAGKASEDRGEAGGSQETKVRLREGSREETEAKEEKSKGQKKADSMEAKGVEEPGGEEYTDEKEKEIEREEDEQREEAQVEAGRDLEQGAQEDQVAEEKWEVVQKQEAEGVREDEDKGQREKGYHEARKDQGDGEDSRSPEAATEGGAGEVSKERESGDGEAEGDQRAGGYYLEEDTLSEGSGVASLEVDCAKEGNPHSSEMEEVAPQPPQPEEMEPEGQPSPDSCLCPCSLGLGGVGMRLASTLVQVQQVRSVPVVPPKPQFAKMPSAMCSKIHVAPANPSPRPGRLDGTPGERAWGSRASRSSWRNGGSLSFDAAVALARDRQRTEAQGVRRTQTCTEGGDYCLIPRTSPCSMISAHSPRPLSCLELPSEGAEGSGSRSRLSLPPREPQVPDPLLSSQRRSYAFETQANPGKGEGL is encoded by the exons ATGAGGCACTTGGTACACATGGCCTCATTCAGTGCCCAGACAAACATGCATGCTCGCAACCTGGCCATCGTGTGGGCTCCCAACCTGCTGAG GTCTAAGGACATAGAGGCCTCAGGCTTCAATGGGACAGCGGCCTTCATGGAGGTGCGGGTACAATCCATCGTCGTGGAGTTCATCCTCACACACGTGGACCAGCTCTTTGGGGGTGCTGCCCTCTCTG gTGGTGAGGTGGAGAGTGGATGGCGATCGCTTCCAGGGACCCGGGCATCAGGCAGCCCTGAGGACCTTATGCCCAGGCCACTGCCTTATCACCTGCCTAGCATACTGCAGGCTGGCGATGGACCCCCACAGATGCGGCCCTACCATACTATCATTGAGATTGCAGAGCACAA GAGGAAGGGGTCTTTGAAGGTCAGGAAGTGGAGGTCTATCTTCAATTTAGGTCGCTCTGGCCATGAGACTAAGCGTAAACTTCCACGGGGGGCTGAGGACAGGG AGGATAAATCCAACAAGGGGACACTGCGGCCAGCCAAAAGCATGGACTCACTGAGTGCTGCAGCTGgggccagtgatg AGCCAGAGGGGCTGGTGGGGCCCAGCAGCCCCCGGCCAAGCCCATTGCTGCCTGACAGCTTGGAGAACGATTCTATAGAGGCAGCAGAGGGTGaacaggagcctgaggcagaagcattGGGTGGCACAAACTCTGAACCAGGCACACCACGAGCTGGGCGGTCAGCCATCCGGGCTGGGGGCAGCAGCCGTGCAGAGCGCTGTGCTGGTGTCCACATCTCAGACCCCTACAATGTCAACCTCCCACTACACATCACCTCTATCCTCAATGTGCCCCCGAACATCATCTCTAACGTTTCCTTGGCCAGGCTCACCCGTGGCCTTGAGTGCCCTGCTCTACAGCACCGGCCAAGCCCTgcctctggccctggccctggccctggccttggccctggccccCCAG ATGAAAAGTTGGAAGCAAATCCAGCCTCAAGTCCCCTGGCAGACTCAGGCCCAGACGACTTGGCTCCTGCCCTGGAGGACTCGCTGTCCCAGGAGGTGCAGGACTCCTTCTCCTTCCTAGAGGACTCAAGCAGCTCAGAACCTGAGTGGGTGGGGGCAGAGGATGGGGAGGTGGCCCAGGCAGAAGCAGCAGGAGCAGCCTTCTCCCCTGGGGAGGACGACCCTGGGATGGGCTACCTGGAGGAGCTCCTGGGAGTTGGGCCTCAG GTGGAGGAGTTCTCTGTGGAGCCACCCCTGGACGACCTGTCTCTGGATGAGGCACAGTTTGTCTTGGCCCCCAGCTGCTGTTCCCTGGACTCCGCTGGCCCCAGGCCTGAAGTTGAGGAGGAAAATGGGGAGGAAGTTTTCCTGAGTGCCTATGATGACCTAAGTCCCCTTCTGGGACCTAAACCCCCAATCTGGAAGGGTTCAGGGAGTCTGGAGGGAGAGGCAGCAGGATGTGGAAGGCAGGCTCTGGGACAGGGTGAGGAAGAGCAGGCATGCTGGGAAGTTGGGGAGGACAAGCAGGCTGAGCCTGGAGGCAGGCTAGACATCAGGGAAGAGGCAGAGGGAAGTCCAGAGACCAAGGTGGAGGCTGGAAAGGCCAGTGAGGATAGAGGGGAGGCTGGGGGAAGCCAAGAGACAAAAGTCAGATTGAGAGAAGGGAGTAGGGAAGAGACAGAGGCCAAGGAAGAGAAGTCCAAAGGTCAGAAGAAGGCTGACAGTATGGAGGCTAAAGGTGTGGAGGAACCAGGAGGAGAGGAGTATACAGacgagaaggaaaaagaaattgagagaGAAGAGGATGAACAAAGAGAGGAAGCCCAGGTAGAAGCTGGAAGGGACCTAGAGCAAGGGGCCCAGGAAGATCAAGTTGCTGAGGAGAAATGGGAAGTTGTACAGAAACAAGAGGCTGAGGGAGTCAGAGAGGATGAGGACAAAGGACAGAGGGAGAAGGGGTACCATGAAGCAAGAAAAGACCAAGGAGATGGTGAAGACAGCAGAAGCCCAGAAGCAGCAACTGAAGGAGGAGCAGGGGAGGTCAGCAAGGAGCGGGAGAGTGGGGATGGAGAGGCTGAGGGAGACCAGAGGGCTGGAGGGTACTATTTAGAAGAGGACACCCTCTCTGAAGGTTCAGGTGTAGCGTCCCTGGAGGTTGACTGTGCCAAAGAGGGCAATCCTCACTCTTCTGAGATGGAAGAGGTAGccccacagccaccccagccagAGGAGATGGAGCCTGAGGGGCAGCCCAGTCCAGACAGCTGTCTATGCCCCTGTTCTCTTGGCCTGGGTGGCGTGGGCATGCGTCTAGCTTCCACTCTGGTTCAGGTCCAACAGGTCCGCTCTGTGCCTGTGGTGCCCCCCAAGCCACAGTTTGCCAAGATGCCCAGTGCAATGTGTAGCAAGATTCATGTGGCACCTGCAAATCCAAGCCCGAGGCCTGGCCGGCTTGATGGGACTCCTGGAGAAAGGGCTTGGGGGTCTCGAGCTTCTCGATCCTCTTGGAGGAATGGGGGTAGTCTTTCCTTTGATGCTGCTGTGGCCCTAGCCCGGGACCGCCAAAGGACTGAGGCTCAAGGAGTTCGGCGAACCCAGACCTGTACTGAGGGTGGGGATTACTGCCTCATCCCCAGAACCTCCCCTTgtagcatgatctctgctcattctCCTCGGCCCCTTAGCTGCCTGGAGCTCCCATCTGAAGGTGCAGAAGGGTCTGGATCCCGGAGTCGTCTTAGTCTGCCCCCCAGAGAACCCCAGGTTCCTGACCCCCTGTTGTCCTCTCAGCGCAGGTCATATGCATTTGAAACACAGGCTAACCCTGGGAAAGGTGAGGGACTGTGA
- the USF1 gene encoding upstream stimulatory factor 1 isoform X1 gives MKGQQKTAETEEGTVQIQEGAVATGEDPTSVAIASIQSAATFPDPNVKYVFRTENGGQVMYRVIQVSEGQLDGQTEGTGAISGYPATQSMTQAVIQGAFTSDDAVDTEGTAAETHYTYFPSTAVGDGAGGTTSGSTAAVVTTQGSEALLGQATPPGTGQFFVMMSPQEVLQGGSQRSIAPRTHPYSPKSEAPRTTRDEKRRAQHNEVERRRRDKINNWIVQLSKIIPDCSMESTKSGQSKGGILSKACDYIQELRQSNHRLSEELQGLDQLQLDNDVLRQQVEDLKNKNLLLRAQLRHHGLEVVIKNDSN, from the exons ATGAAGGG GCAGCAGAAAACAGCTGAAACAGAAGAGGGGACAGTGCAGATTCAGGAAG GTGCAGTGGCTACTGGGGAAGACCCAACCAGTGTGGCTATTGCCAGCATCCAGTCAGCTGCCACCTTCCCTGACCCCAACGTCAAGTACGTCTTCCGAACTGAGAATGGGGGCCAG GTGATGTACAGGGTGATCCAGGTGTCTGAGGGGCAGCTGGATGGCCAAACTGAGGGAACTGGCGCCATCAGTGGCTACCCTGCCACTCAATCCATGACCCAG GCGGTGATCCAGGGTGCTTTCACCAGTGATGATGCAGTTGACACGGAGGGGACAGCTGCTGAGACGCACTATACTTACTTCCCCAGCACGGCAGTGGGAGATGGGGCAGGGGGTACCACATCGGGGAGTACAGCTGCTGTTGTTACTACCCAGGGCTCAGAGGCACTGCTGGGGCAGGCGACCCCTCCTGGCACTG GTCAATTCTTTGTGATGATGTCACCACAAGAAGTACTGCAGGGAGGAAGCCAGCGCTCAATTGCCCCTAGGACTCACCCTTATTCCCC GAAGTCAGAAGCTCCCCGGACAACTCGGGATGAGAAACGCAGGGCTCAGCATAATGAAG TGGAGCGCCGCCGCCGAGACAAGATCAACAACTGGATCGTGCAGCTCTCCAAGATAATCCCAGACTGCTCTATGGAGAGCACCAAGTCTGGCCAG AGTAAAGGTGGGATTCTATCCAAAGCTTGTGATTATATCCAGGAGCTTCGGCAGAGTAACCACCGCTTGTCTGAAGAACTGCAGGGACTTGACCAACTGCAGCTGGACAATGACGTGCTTCGACAACAG GTGGAAGATCTTAAAAACAAGAATCTGCTGCTTCGAGCTCAGTTGCGGCACCACGGATTAGAGGTCGTCATCAAGAATGACAGCAACTAA
- the USF1 gene encoding upstream stimulatory factor 1 isoform X2 produces MYRVIQVSEGQLDGQTEGTGAISGYPATQSMTQAVIQGAFTSDDAVDTEGTAAETHYTYFPSTAVGDGAGGTTSGSTAAVVTTQGSEALLGQATPPGTGQFFVMMSPQEVLQGGSQRSIAPRTHPYSPKSEAPRTTRDEKRRAQHNEVERRRRDKINNWIVQLSKIIPDCSMESTKSGQSKGGILSKACDYIQELRQSNHRLSEELQGLDQLQLDNDVLRQQVEDLKNKNLLLRAQLRHHGLEVVIKNDSN; encoded by the exons ATGTACAGGGTGATCCAGGTGTCTGAGGGGCAGCTGGATGGCCAAACTGAGGGAACTGGCGCCATCAGTGGCTACCCTGCCACTCAATCCATGACCCAG GCGGTGATCCAGGGTGCTTTCACCAGTGATGATGCAGTTGACACGGAGGGGACAGCTGCTGAGACGCACTATACTTACTTCCCCAGCACGGCAGTGGGAGATGGGGCAGGGGGTACCACATCGGGGAGTACAGCTGCTGTTGTTACTACCCAGGGCTCAGAGGCACTGCTGGGGCAGGCGACCCCTCCTGGCACTG GTCAATTCTTTGTGATGATGTCACCACAAGAAGTACTGCAGGGAGGAAGCCAGCGCTCAATTGCCCCTAGGACTCACCCTTATTCCCC GAAGTCAGAAGCTCCCCGGACAACTCGGGATGAGAAACGCAGGGCTCAGCATAATGAAG TGGAGCGCCGCCGCCGAGACAAGATCAACAACTGGATCGTGCAGCTCTCCAAGATAATCCCAGACTGCTCTATGGAGAGCACCAAGTCTGGCCAG AGTAAAGGTGGGATTCTATCCAAAGCTTGTGATTATATCCAGGAGCTTCGGCAGAGTAACCACCGCTTGTCTGAAGAACTGCAGGGACTTGACCAACTGCAGCTGGACAATGACGTGCTTCGACAACAG GTGGAAGATCTTAAAAACAAGAATCTGCTGCTTCGAGCTCAGTTGCGGCACCACGGATTAGAGGTCGTCATCAAGAATGACAGCAACTAA
- the TSTD1 gene encoding thiosulfate:glutathione sulfurtransferase isoform X1, protein MAGASGRARLFDVRSREEAAAGTIPGALNIPVSELESALQMEPAAFQALYSAEKPKLEDEHLVFFCQMGKRGLQATQLARSLGYTGARNYAGAYREWLEKES, encoded by the exons ATGGCTGGAG CCTCCGGCCGGGCCCGGCTCTTCGACGTGCGCTCTCGCGAGGAGGCGGCAGCTGGGACCATCCCAGGGGCGCTCAACATCCCGG TGTCCGAGTTGGAGAGTGCTCTGCAGATGGAGCCAGCTGCCTTCCAGGCTTTATATTCTGCTGAGAAGCCAAAGCTGGAAGATGAGCATCTCGTTTTCTTCTGTCAGATGGGCAAGCGGGGCCTCCAGGCCACGCAGCTGGCCCGGAGTCTTGGATACACTGG GGCTCGCAACTACGCTGGAGCCTACAGAGAATGGTTGGAGAAAGAGAGTTAG
- the TSTD1 gene encoding thiosulfate:glutathione sulfurtransferase isoform X3 — MAGAPTVSLPELRSLLASGRARLFDVRSREEAAAGTIPGALNIPVSELESALQMEPAAFQALYSAEKPKLEDEHLVFFCQMGKRGLQATQLARSLGYTGARNYAGAYREWLEKES, encoded by the exons ATGGCTGGAG CGCCCACGGTCTCGCTCCCTGAACTCCGTTCACTCCTAGCCTCCGGCCGGGCCCGGCTCTTCGACGTGCGCTCTCGCGAGGAGGCGGCAGCTGGGACCATCCCAGGGGCGCTCAACATCCCGG TGTCCGAGTTGGAGAGTGCTCTGCAGATGGAGCCAGCTGCCTTCCAGGCTTTATATTCTGCTGAGAAGCCAAAGCTGGAAGATGAGCATCTCGTTTTCTTCTGTCAGATGGGCAAGCGGGGCCTCCAGGCCACGCAGCTGGCCCGGAGTCTTGGATACACTGG GGCTCGCAACTACGCTGGAGCCTACAGAGAATGGTTGGAGAAAGAGAGTTAG
- the TSTD1 gene encoding thiosulfate:glutathione sulfurtransferase isoform X2 → MAGVSELESALQMEPAAFQALYSAEKPKLEDEHLVFFCQMGKRGLQATQLARSLGYTGARNYAGAYREWLEKES, encoded by the exons ATGGCTGGAG TGTCCGAGTTGGAGAGTGCTCTGCAGATGGAGCCAGCTGCCTTCCAGGCTTTATATTCTGCTGAGAAGCCAAAGCTGGAAGATGAGCATCTCGTTTTCTTCTGTCAGATGGGCAAGCGGGGCCTCCAGGCCACGCAGCTGGCCCGGAGTCTTGGATACACTGG GGCTCGCAACTACGCTGGAGCCTACAGAGAATGGTTGGAGAAAGAGAGTTAG